The Arachis duranensis cultivar V14167 chromosome 2, aradu.V14167.gnm2.J7QH, whole genome shotgun sequence genome has a window encoding:
- the LOC107472862 gene encoding RING-H2 finger protein ATL67 translates to GYSIAIALGFLFLLSTIILSSYLCCRALRHNNDNNNRRRNQNDGVVLPRVIFVAENDVENNQPGGGNDSAVLGLDQIVINSYPKFQFNGNNDVDVDSMCSICLCEYKDSEMLRMMPECHHCFHVSCLDSWLKLNGSCPVCRNSPMPTPLPTPLQEVVPLSLYAADRRGRS, encoded by the coding sequence GGTTACTCCATAGCCATAGCACTCGGCTTCCTTTTCCTCCTCTCCACAATCATCCTCTCTTCCTACCTCTGCTGCCGCGCTCTCCGCCACAACAACGACAACAATAACCGCCGCAGGAACCAAAACGACGGTGTCGTTTTGCCACGTGTCATTTTCGTAGCTGAGAACGACGTTGAAAATAACCAGCCTGGTGGAGGAAACGACAGCGCCGTTTTGGGTCTGGACCAGATCGTAATTAACTCGTACCCTAAGTTTCAGTTTAACGGCAACAACGACGTTGATGTTGACAGCATGTGTTCGATTTGTTTGTGTGAGTACAAGGATTCGGAGATGCTGAGGATGATGCCGGAGTGTCACCACTGCTTCCACGTGTCATGTCTTGATTCGTGGCTCAAGCTTAATGGCTCTTGCCCTGTTTGCCGGAACTCTCCGATGCCGACGCCGCTACCCACGCCGCTGCAGGAGGTGGTGCCGCTCTCTCTCTATGCCGCTGATAGGAGGGGAAGGAGTTGA
- the LOC107472861 gene encoding uncharacterized protein LOC107472861 produces MVERSLSMRERLDRACYTTELCLLFLEVFVEVFSHFHFDHCPLLIRCQGVPIKKRIWSFRFQAAWATHPDYKAIVQKSWDGTNFGIHRKLLGVQEASLEFNFTVFGNIFIKKRELEGYLNRIQRKIEADDDPILKHKEEELRAEYNIVLAQKEMLWYQKSRDQWVRYGDRNTSFFHMQTILRIKSNKVHGLLVSDGSWSDDPEVLQREVVHFFKNIFCSTEPVEVNCMGEIPMPALSQDACDNLSKPVTMLEVKEALDNMSSFKALGSDGFQVFFFKEYWDVVGHEVSNLSILWNGNRLDSFQPRRGLRLGDPISPYLFVLCMERLACFISKQVDEGIWDGLAVSRGGPRVSYLMFANDLLLFCKAKKSQVQNIVHTLELFCKASGMKVNIEKSKAICSRNISNRMKEMLYGVSHIPFTSDLGKYLGVNLNHPRAARSIFSDSLEKIKNRLSSWKSRLLNRAGMLCLIKYVASSLPIYHMQVTLFSTSICQKIDSVLRQFLWKKKVGERCLNLVKWSKVVTPKKYGGLEIRDTQCVNFALLGKLVWQLLHNKDKLWTGCLNPFDIMLGDHVER; encoded by the exons ATGGTAGAGCGCTCGCTTAGCATGCGAGAG AGATTGGATAGAGCTTGCTATACTACAGAATTGTGCCTTCTTTTTTTAGAAGTTTTTGTTGAAGTTTTCAGCCATTTCCACTTTGATCATTGTCCTCTACTTATCCGATGTCAAGGAGTTCCTATCAAGAAAAGAATCTGGTCTTTTAGATTCCAAGCGGCATGGGCAACACATCCTGATTACAAGGCCATTGTTCAAAAATCTTGGGATGGTACAAActttggcatccataggaagtTGCTGGGGGTCCAAGAAGCTTCGTTGGAATTCAACTTTACGGTTTTCggcaatatttttattaaaaagaggGAATTGGAGGGTTATTTGAATCGTATTCAACGGAAAATAGAAGCTGACGATGATCCGATTCTAAAGCACAAAGAGGAAGAATTGAGAGCTGAGTATAATATAGTTTTGGCTCAGAAAGAAATGCTTTGGTACCAGAAGTCAAGAGATCAATGGGTTCGGTATGGTGATAGAAATACTAGCTTTTTCCATATGCAAACCATCCTtagaataaaatctaacaaggTTCATGGGTTGCTGGTCAGTGATGGGTCTTGGTCTGATGATCCGGAAGTTTTGCAAAGGGAGGTTGTtcatttcttcaaaaatattttttgttctacTGAGCCTGTTGAGGTTAATTGCATGGGAGAAATTCCTATGCCAGCTCTTAGCCAGGATGCTTGTGATAATTTGTCTAAACCAGTAACAATGTTGGAGGTTAAAGAAGCTTTGGATAATATGAGCTCGTTCAAAGCTCTTGGGTCGGATGGTTTTCAAGTTTTTTTCTTCAAGGAATATTGGGATGTGGTGGGTCATGAG GTCTCAAATCTTTCCATCCTTTGGAATGGGAATAGATTGGACAGCTTCCAACCTCGCAGAGGGCTCAGGCTAGGAGATCCAATTTCtccttatttatttgttttgtgcATGGAGAGATTGGCGTGCTTCATTTCCAAACAAGTTGACGAGGGTATTTGGGATGGTCTGGCTGTTTCTAGAGGGGGACCTAGAGTTTCTTACTTGATGTTTGCAAATGATCTCCTCCTTTTTTGTAAagcaaagaaaagtcaagttCAGAATATTGTGCACACCTTGGAGTTGTTCTGTAAAGCTTCAGGTATGAAGGTTAACATTGAAAAATCTAAAGCTATTTGTTCTAGAAATATCTCTAATAGAATGAAGGAAATGTTGTATGGTGTTTCTCATATTCCCTTTACTAGTGACCTAGGCAAATACTTGGGGGTGAACCTTAATCATCCTCGAGCTGCTAGATCTATTTTTTCGGACTCTTTAGAGAAGATCAAGAATAGGTTGTCTAGTTGGAAAAGTCGGCTCCTTAACAGAGCAGGCATGCTTTGCTTAATTAAATATGTTGCTTCTTCTCTTCCTATTTATCATATGCAAGTGACTCTTTTTTCTACTTCAATTTGTCAAAAGATTGATTCTGTACTTAGACAATTCTTGTGGAAGAAAAAGGTGGGGGAGCGTTGCTTAAATTTGGTCAAGTGGAGCAAAGTTGTCACTCCAAAAAAATATGGAGGCTTGGAAATTAGAGATACCCAATGTGTAAATTTTGCTTTACTCGGAAAGCTTGTTTGGCAATTACTGCATAATAAAGATAAGCTTTGG ACAGGATGTCTCAATCCTTTTGATATCATGCTTGGCGACCATGTGGAACGCTAG
- the LOC107472891 gene encoding uncharacterized protein LOC107472891 yields MAEIDQVRPLAPSRDQQSSSDDEEALIKSKHLRRIKLCGCVSAISFLIFVIVSVILSFTVFKAKDPIVTTNNITLTNLDFSVNLNPMTPSVKVNMSLLIDMSIKNPNSASFKFRNATTAISYRGVAVAEVKNPPGIAKARRTFRMNVTADVLADRLATRPELFSDVMSGHITLNTYTEISGHVKVLVIKKHAEIKMNCTVNVDFSSKQVQDMNCKRKVKI; encoded by the coding sequence ATGGCAGAAATTGATCAAGTTAGACCCTTAGCCCCATCAAGAGACCAACAAAGTAGTAGTGATGATGAAGAAGCTCTCATCAAAAGCAAACATCTTAGGAGAATCAAATTATGTGGATGTGTAAGTGCAATTTCTTTCTTAATATTTGTAATAGTAAGTGTGATTTTATCATTCACAGTTTTTAAGGCCAAAGATCCCATAGTTACAACTAATAATATCACACTCACAAACCTAGACTTTAGTGTAAATTTAAATCCAATGACTCCTAGTGTTAAGGTTAACATGTCTCTTTTAATAGATATGTCTATTAAGAATCCTAATTCTGCATCCTTCAAATTTCGTAATGCAACCACGGCCATAAGCTACCGTGGAGTGGCCGTGGCCGAGGTGAAGAATCCGCCGGGAATTGCCAAGGCTAGGCGGACATTTAGGATGAATGTCACGGCAGATGTATTGGCGGACCGGCTCGCGACTAGGCCGGAATTGTTTTCGGATGTTATGTCCGGGCACATAACCTTAAACACCTACACAGAAATTTCAGGGCATGTTAAGGTTTTGGTAATTAAAAAACATGCTGAAATTAAGATGAATTGCACTGTGAATGTTGATTTTTCAAGTAAGCAAGTTCAGGACATGAATTGCAAACGTAAGGTGAAAATTTAG